The Herbaspirillum sp. RTI4 genome has a segment encoding these proteins:
- a CDS encoding DNA sulfur modification protein DndB, giving the protein MADSVTTTLLPAIRSHIGDWNFYVTALTLNDVATLIKDPDEIHERKQLSTWIQREAINEHSEAIAKYILANQQRFLGAIIIGIYDGNPTWAPLDVSFKANALNATIEQQEQVTGRLGFLQLSGTEKLFAIDGQHRVAGIKNAVQSWETDDAARLDEVAAIFVGHDASTPEGKIRTRRLFTTVNKKAKRVSTAGIIALDEDNGFAVVTRFIIDTHWLFEDNREHISYTSTGSLSANNPTTITSVVGLYEIVKELYGQLKRKDFESERPSDPDIESFANHCIEYLDALLTKIPEYKQVFIDQKKNANEFRSKTINHLLFRPAGQRVFARAASLLIERGNTISAAVAILSKVDLNLFNPIWHHLLWNPISEAMISTKLSMAETQLLLQAGQAANTKKNEADLRGFLTAITNQSV; this is encoded by the coding sequence ATGGCTGATTCCGTCACTACTACATTATTGCCTGCGATCCGATCCCATATAGGTGACTGGAATTTTTATGTGACGGCATTAACGCTAAATGATGTCGCGACCTTAATAAAAGACCCTGATGAAATTCATGAAAGAAAGCAGCTTTCAACGTGGATACAGAGGGAGGCAATTAACGAACACTCTGAAGCAATCGCAAAATATATATTGGCAAACCAGCAGAGATTTCTGGGTGCAATAATTATTGGTATTTATGATGGTAATCCCACATGGGCTCCCTTAGATGTCAGCTTCAAGGCCAACGCGTTAAATGCAACTATAGAACAACAAGAACAAGTTACCGGAAGACTGGGCTTTTTGCAGCTTAGCGGAACAGAAAAGTTATTTGCAATTGATGGACAGCATAGGGTTGCCGGAATTAAGAACGCGGTTCAAAGTTGGGAAACTGATGACGCAGCTCGTCTCGATGAAGTCGCGGCAATATTCGTTGGCCATGATGCGTCCACACCAGAAGGAAAAATACGCACAAGACGGCTCTTTACGACCGTAAATAAAAAAGCCAAGCGGGTATCGACAGCCGGAATCATTGCACTCGATGAGGATAACGGATTTGCGGTGGTGACGAGATTCATCATTGATACGCATTGGCTTTTTGAAGACAATCGGGAACATATTTCTTATACGAGCACCGGTTCCCTTTCAGCAAATAATCCAACAACTATAACGAGCGTAGTCGGATTATATGAAATCGTCAAAGAGCTATATGGACAGTTAAAACGAAAAGACTTTGAATCTGAAAGGCCGTCAGATCCAGATATTGAAAGCTTCGCAAATCATTGCATTGAATATTTAGACGCGCTTTTAACAAAAATCCCTGAATACAAACAGGTTTTTATTGACCAAAAAAAGAACGCCAACGAATTTCGGTCGAAGACTATAAATCATTTGTTATTTCGTCCCGCTGGACAAAGGGTTTTTGCTAGGGCCGCTAGCTTGCTGATAGAAAGAGGAAATACCATAAGCGCCGCAGTCGCAATATTGAGTAAGGTTGATCTAAACTTGTTTAATCCCATTTGGCACCATTTATTGTGGAACCCAATTAGTGAAGCCATGATATCTACCAAATTATCGATGGCGGAGACTCAACTGTTATTGCAGGCGGGGCAGGCGGCGAATACGAAAAAAAACGAAGCTGACTTAAGAGGCTTTCTTACTGCTATTACAAATCAGTCAGTATGA
- a CDS encoding ParB/RepB/Spo0J family partition protein, translated as MATKKSKGLGRGLDALLGGADIVADTPVIAGAPTNLSVDDLQAGKYQPRTRMDEGALNELAASIKEQGLLQPILIRPIVAREGQPQYEIIAGERRYRAAKIAGLTEVPVLVKDVDDQTTAALALIENMQREDLNPLEEAQGIQRLIGDFDFTHERAALAVGRSRSAVSNLLRLLNLTRPVQTMLMAGDIDMGHARALLAVDAANQITLANQIVAKRMSVREAEKLVTRAGLEQAAGGKSRDNGKDKSRDIVRLEEELSDVLTTQVVIKANAKNKGQIVIHFDNLDALDGVISRLRGPQ; from the coding sequence ATGGCAACTAAAAAATCAAAAGGTCTCGGCCGCGGGCTGGACGCATTATTGGGCGGCGCGGATATTGTGGCGGATACGCCGGTTATCGCCGGTGCGCCCACGAACCTGTCAGTGGATGACCTGCAAGCCGGGAAGTATCAACCGCGCACTCGCATGGACGAAGGTGCGCTCAACGAGCTGGCCGCCTCGATCAAGGAGCAGGGCTTGCTGCAACCTATCCTGATCCGGCCGATTGTCGCCCGTGAAGGCCAGCCGCAATACGAAATCATCGCCGGCGAACGACGCTATCGCGCCGCCAAAATCGCCGGACTGACCGAAGTGCCGGTGCTGGTCAAGGATGTGGACGACCAGACCACCGCCGCTCTGGCGCTGATTGAAAACATGCAGCGCGAAGACCTCAATCCGCTGGAAGAAGCGCAGGGCATACAGCGACTGATCGGCGACTTTGATTTCACCCATGAGCGCGCTGCACTGGCAGTGGGCCGTTCCCGTAGCGCAGTGTCTAACTTGCTGCGCTTGCTGAATCTGACGCGTCCGGTGCAGACCATGCTGATGGCCGGCGATATCGACATGGGTCACGCCCGCGCTTTACTGGCCGTCGATGCTGCGAACCAGATCACGCTGGCCAACCAGATCGTCGCCAAACGGATGTCGGTGCGCGAAGCAGAAAAACTGGTGACGCGCGCCGGACTGGAGCAAGCCGCCGGCGGCAAATCACGTGACAACGGCAAGGACAAATCGCGCGACATCGTGCGATTGGAAGAGGAATTGTCGGATGTGTTGACGACGCAAGTTGTTATCAAAGCCAACGCCAAAAACAAAGGCCAGATCGTGATTCATTTCGATAATCTGGACGCGCTTGATGGCGTGATTTCCCGGTTGCGCGGGCCGCAGTAA
- a CDS encoding AAA family ATPase, which translates to MAKIFCIANQKGGVGKTTTAVNLAAALSQLQQRVLLVDLDPQGNATMGAGINKAELKGSIYEVLLGMADIASVRQRSEAGGFDVLPANRELAGAEVEMVELDNREKRLKDAFVPVIDEYDFILIDCPPALSMLTLNGLCAAHGVVIPMQCEYYALEGLSDLVNTIKKVHAKLNPELKVIGLLRVMFDPRMTLSQQVSEQLEKHFGDKVFKTVIPRNVRLAEAPSYGLPGVVFDAASRGAQAYIAFGAEMVERIKTLS; encoded by the coding sequence ATGGCAAAAATTTTCTGTATCGCGAATCAAAAGGGCGGCGTTGGCAAAACGACTACTGCGGTCAATCTGGCAGCGGCGTTGAGCCAGTTGCAGCAGCGGGTGCTGCTGGTCGATCTCGACCCGCAAGGCAATGCCACCATGGGTGCAGGAATCAACAAGGCGGAGCTGAAAGGCTCCATCTATGAAGTGCTGCTCGGCATGGCTGATATCGCCTCAGTGCGCCAGCGCTCGGAAGCGGGCGGCTTTGATGTGTTGCCGGCCAATCGCGAACTGGCCGGTGCGGAAGTCGAAATGGTCGAGCTGGACAACCGCGAGAAACGGCTCAAGGACGCCTTTGTACCCGTGATCGATGAATATGACTTCATCCTCATCGATTGCCCGCCAGCGCTCTCTATGCTGACCCTGAACGGCTTGTGCGCAGCGCATGGCGTGGTCATTCCAATGCAGTGCGAATATTACGCATTGGAAGGACTGTCGGATCTGGTCAACACCATCAAGAAAGTGCACGCCAAGCTGAACCCGGAACTGAAAGTCATCGGTCTGTTGCGCGTCATGTTCGACCCGCGCATGACCTTATCGCAGCAAGTCTCGGAGCAACTTGAAAAACACTTCGGCGACAAAGTATTCAAAACGGTTATCCCGCGCAATGTGCGGTTGGCCGAAGCCCCGTCCTACGGACTGCCGGGTGTTGTCTTTGATGCCGCCTCAAGAGGTGCGCAAGCCTACATCGCGTTCGGTGCCGAAATGGTCGAACGTATTAAAACTCTCTCGTAA
- a CDS encoding ABC transporter ATP-binding protein/permease: MNPQVDRAEHTKLRAIWRLIKPYWTSEEKWTAWGLLAIIIGLALGMVYINVEINQWNRDIYDALQNHDFVSFKTLLWRFSYLAVIFICIYISRVYLVQALQIRWRAWMSGRYMEKWLAHRAYYRIEDQHSADNPDQRIAEDLRSLTSDTISLVLGFISSTVTLVSFVGILWAISGPLAFALGGRDWVLPGYMVWFALGYAFIGSWLIWWIGRPLVRQGVTQERFEANFRFGLIRVREHAEAIAFYRGESQEQAELGKRFEDIRKNWWTIMRTTKWLNIASSFYGQFANIFPMLVSAPRYFSSAITLGALMQISSAFGQVQDALSWFINAFSTLASWKASINRLAGFNQAVELAEQLAQQPTIHVERNNVGAILIDGLSLSLPPAADGSDALLIADITAQIHGGQKILVSGPSGCGKSTLFRALAGIWAYGAGDVQIPVQAKLLFLPQRSYLPIGSLRTAISYPAASGTYTDLAIRHYLDLCGLPELQEQLDASRDWSRVLSPGEQQKLAFARIFLTRPDYLFLDEASSAMDGETEEAVYRLLQQELPDTAVISIAHRETLARFHQTRWHFTATAGGVQKTASAKCRLVVSTL; encoded by the coding sequence ATGAATCCACAAGTAGACCGAGCGGAACATACCAAGCTGCGCGCCATCTGGCGATTGATCAAACCCTACTGGACATCCGAGGAAAAATGGACGGCCTGGGGCCTTCTCGCCATCATCATTGGTCTGGCGCTGGGGATGGTCTACATCAATGTCGAGATTAACCAATGGAATCGCGATATTTACGATGCCTTGCAGAATCACGACTTCGTCTCGTTCAAGACACTGCTGTGGCGCTTTAGTTATCTCGCGGTCATTTTCATTTGTATTTACATCTCTCGTGTCTATCTGGTGCAGGCCCTGCAAATTCGCTGGCGCGCCTGGATGAGCGGGCGCTACATGGAAAAATGGCTGGCGCACCGCGCCTACTACCGGATCGAAGACCAGCACAGCGCCGACAATCCTGACCAACGTATCGCGGAAGATTTACGCAGTCTGACCTCCGATACGATCAGTCTGGTGCTGGGCTTCATTTCCAGCACCGTCACGCTGGTCTCCTTCGTCGGCATTTTGTGGGCGATCAGCGGGCCGCTGGCCTTCGCATTGGGCGGCCGCGACTGGGTATTGCCGGGCTACATGGTCTGGTTTGCGCTGGGGTATGCCTTCATTGGTTCCTGGCTGATCTGGTGGATCGGCCGGCCTCTGGTGAGGCAAGGCGTGACGCAGGAACGGTTCGAAGCCAACTTCCGTTTCGGCCTGATCCGCGTGCGCGAACATGCGGAAGCCATTGCCTTTTACCGGGGCGAATCGCAAGAGCAGGCCGAGCTAGGCAAGCGCTTCGAGGATATTCGTAAAAACTGGTGGACCATCATGCGGACCACCAAATGGCTCAATATTGCATCCAGTTTTTATGGCCAGTTCGCCAATATTTTCCCCATGCTGGTGAGCGCGCCGCGCTATTTTTCCAGCGCCATCACGCTTGGCGCGCTGATGCAAATCAGCAGCGCGTTCGGACAGGTGCAGGACGCCTTGTCCTGGTTCATCAATGCCTTTTCAACATTGGCAAGCTGGAAAGCCAGTATCAATCGTCTGGCCGGTTTTAATCAGGCGGTGGAGCTAGCCGAGCAACTGGCGCAGCAACCGACTATCCATGTCGAGCGTAACAATGTCGGGGCGATTCTGATCGATGGACTGTCCCTGAGCCTGCCGCCTGCAGCGGACGGGTCAGATGCGCTGCTGATTGCCGACATAACTGCGCAAATACATGGCGGCCAAAAAATTCTGGTCAGCGGCCCCTCCGGTTGCGGCAAATCGACCTTGTTCCGCGCACTGGCTGGCATCTGGGCTTACGGTGCTGGCGATGTACAGATTCCGGTCCAGGCCAAGTTGCTGTTTTTGCCGCAACGCAGTTATCTGCCCATAGGCAGCCTGCGCACGGCAATTTCCTATCCGGCCGCATCCGGGACTTATACCGATCTGGCGATCCGGCATTACCTCGACCTGTGCGGCTTGCCAGAACTGCAAGAGCAACTCGATGCGTCGCGCGACTGGAGTCGTGTGCTCTCGCCCGGCGAACAGCAAAAACTGGCGTTTGCCCGCATCTTCCTGACCCGCCCCGATTACCTGTTCCTCGATGAAGCCAGCAGTGCGATGGATGGTGAAACCGAGGAGGCCGTGTATCGACTGCTGCAACAGGAATTGCCGGACACCGCCGTGATCAGCATCGCCCATCGCGAAACGCTGGCGCGCTTCCATCAGACGCGCTGGCATTTCACTGCGACGGCAGGCGGCGTGCAGAAGACCGCCTCGGCAAAATGCCGGTTGGTTGTCAGCACTTTATAA
- a CDS encoding DUF4007 family protein: MSKVLTNLQPADFNQPLEKASRFRFSGHQSFSLRIAWLPKAIKEISKGHDPLTDIDLGITSMGLGKNMVESLRCWIEAFQVATKEGSDWKLTQIGELIFSPKTGQDPYLEDHTSNWLLHWLICSNTSYTLFAWECLFNRWPTTEFSAAEVMTAFRREFEKNNREASPVTLKQHWEVFLHSYRPPRGGKGEDHLDSALSALGLIREVGERQNSQGKWEPLYSFDIGQKASIPQQLFAFFIHDWWNRKFPAEKTVSLQEIVSGEHSPGRLLKLQEKELLLRIENLAHIYPKVFKLTESANVRLLQRPTTQSGYEALITAYTNPIFL, translated from the coding sequence ATGTCAAAAGTCCTTACCAATTTGCAACCTGCTGATTTCAACCAGCCTCTTGAAAAAGCCTCCCGCTTTCGTTTTTCGGGCCATCAGTCATTTTCATTACGCATTGCATGGTTACCAAAAGCGATCAAAGAAATTTCCAAAGGACATGATCCACTTACTGATATCGATCTAGGCATCACCTCAATGGGTCTTGGTAAAAACATGGTCGAGTCACTTCGGTGCTGGATAGAAGCATTCCAGGTTGCTACAAAAGAAGGCTCGGATTGGAAGCTTACGCAAATTGGCGAGCTGATATTTTCTCCAAAAACTGGCCAGGATCCATATTTAGAAGACCATACCTCTAATTGGTTACTTCATTGGCTAATTTGTAGTAACACCTCCTACACTCTTTTTGCTTGGGAATGCCTTTTTAATCGTTGGCCAACCACTGAATTCAGTGCCGCGGAGGTTATGACCGCATTTCGCCGAGAATTTGAGAAAAACAATAGAGAGGCTTCCCCGGTTACCTTAAAACAGCATTGGGAGGTTTTTCTCCACAGCTATCGGCCTCCTCGTGGAGGAAAAGGTGAAGATCACTTGGATAGTGCGCTTTCAGCGCTCGGATTAATTCGTGAGGTCGGCGAAAGGCAAAATTCGCAGGGGAAATGGGAGCCGCTTTATTCTTTCGATATCGGTCAAAAGGCCAGTATTCCGCAACAACTTTTTGCGTTTTTTATTCATGACTGGTGGAACCGCAAATTCCCTGCAGAAAAGACCGTTTCGCTTCAAGAGATTGTTTCGGGCGAACACAGTCCTGGCCGATTACTTAAGCTGCAGGAAAAGGAATTGCTGTTACGGATCGAAAACCTTGCGCATATTTATCCAAAGGTTTTCAAACTTACAGAATCAGCAAATGTAAGGCTGCTTCAGAGACCGACAACACAGAGTGGATACGAAGCTCTCATAACTGCTTACACGAACCCAATTTTTCTTTGA
- a CDS encoding YbeD family protein, with product MTEPSVSAAPAAATVPESLDFLIDYPSDFPIKVMGLQHDAFVETILQLVQQHDPEFHGGKIEHRPSSKGTYLSLTVTVVATSREQLDNLYRALSSHDMVKYVL from the coding sequence ATGACCGAACCTAGCGTTAGCGCCGCGCCTGCCGCTGCGACCGTCCCGGAATCTCTGGACTTCCTGATCGATTACCCGAGTGACTTCCCCATCAAAGTGATGGGCTTGCAGCACGACGCCTTTGTCGAGACCATCCTGCAACTGGTGCAGCAGCACGACCCGGAGTTTCACGGCGGAAAAATCGAACACCGACCCTCCAGCAAGGGCACCTACCTTTCCCTGACCGTGACGGTGGTCGCCACCAGCCGTGAGCAACTCGATAACCTGTACCGCGCCCTGTCCTCGCACGACATGGTCAAGTACGTCCTTTAA
- a CDS encoding ABC transporter ATP-binding protein, with product MFGWFERLLSPFPADVPTPPPSGFLQFIWSSTRGARPMIAAMTALTAVIGAFEALLFAMMGRIVDWMSSIGPAQLWTQERHALIPLALVLLASPLLVWLQTLLKHQTLAGNFPMMLRWNFHRLMLNQSMYFYQDEFAGRVAAKVMQTALAVRDVCMIAADILVFVLIYFITMSAVLGAFDLMMVLPFAIWALLYLVMLKFFVPRLGKVGKLQADARSMMTGRITDAYTNIATVKLFSHAGREAAYSRTAMQQFLQTVHRQMRMVSGFEVVNHILNMLLITGSAGLALWLWTQGRVGVGAVAAAIAMALRLNGIAHWVMWEMTSLFEQIGTVQDGINTLSQQHRVTDRADAPPLKVTKGELRFDDVSFAYGATGADARQIIDHLSLTIRPGEKLGLVGRSGAGKSTIVNLLLRFYDVEQGRVLIDGQDIAHVAQDSLREQIGMVTQDTSLLHRSVRDNILYGRPAADDADMIAAATRAEAHGFIAQLGDAHGRRAYDAHVGERGVKLSGGQRQRIAIARVMLKDAPILLLDEATSALDSEVEAAIQASLYTLMEGKTVVAIAHRLSTIAAMDRLVVLDEGRIIEEGTHHELLEKQGLYARLWAHQSGGFLGEEA from the coding sequence ATGTTTGGCTGGTTTGAGCGTCTGTTGTCCCCCTTCCCTGCCGACGTGCCTACGCCGCCTCCGTCGGGATTTTTGCAATTCATCTGGAGCAGCACGAGAGGCGCACGTCCCATGATTGCGGCAATGACGGCACTGACCGCCGTCATTGGTGCGTTCGAAGCGCTGCTCTTTGCCATGATGGGTCGCATCGTTGATTGGATGAGTTCGATCGGACCGGCCCAATTGTGGACGCAAGAGCGCCACGCGCTGATCCCGTTGGCATTGGTACTGCTTGCTAGTCCCTTGTTGGTCTGGTTGCAGACCTTGCTCAAACATCAGACGCTGGCAGGCAATTTTCCGATGATGCTGCGCTGGAATTTTCATCGTCTGATGTTGAATCAGAGCATGTATTTTTATCAGGACGAATTTGCCGGCCGGGTCGCGGCCAAGGTGATGCAAACCGCGCTGGCGGTGCGCGACGTGTGCATGATTGCTGCCGACATTCTGGTATTCGTGCTGATTTATTTCATCACCATGAGCGCCGTGCTGGGTGCCTTCGATCTGATGATGGTGCTGCCGTTCGCGATCTGGGCTCTGTTGTATTTGGTAATGCTGAAATTCTTCGTGCCGCGTCTGGGCAAGGTGGGCAAATTGCAAGCCGATGCGCGCTCCATGATGACTGGCCGCATTACCGATGCCTATACCAATATTGCGACGGTCAAACTGTTTTCCCATGCCGGCCGCGAAGCCGCTTATTCCCGCACCGCGATGCAGCAGTTCCTGCAAACGGTGCATCGCCAGATGCGCATGGTCAGCGGCTTTGAGGTCGTCAATCATATTCTGAACATGCTGCTGATTACGGGTTCTGCCGGACTGGCTTTATGGCTGTGGACGCAAGGTCGCGTGGGGGTCGGTGCGGTGGCCGCCGCGATTGCCATGGCCTTGCGCCTGAACGGTATCGCGCACTGGGTGATGTGGGAAATGACTTCATTGTTTGAACAAATCGGCACCGTGCAGGATGGCATCAATACGCTCTCCCAGCAGCACCGCGTCACCGATCGTGCCGATGCGCCACCGCTGAAAGTAACGAAGGGTGAATTGCGTTTCGACGATGTCAGCTTCGCCTATGGCGCGACCGGCGCGGATGCGCGTCAGATCATTGATCACTTGTCCCTGACCATACGTCCGGGTGAAAAACTCGGACTGGTCGGCCGTTCCGGCGCGGGCAAGTCGACCATCGTCAATTTGCTGCTGCGGTTTTATGATGTGGAGCAAGGTCGGGTGCTGATTGATGGCCAGGATATCGCCCACGTTGCTCAGGACAGCCTGCGGGAGCAAATCGGCATGGTGACGCAGGACACCTCGCTACTGCACCGCTCGGTGCGCGACAACATCCTTTACGGCCGTCCTGCCGCCGATGATGCCGACATGATCGCAGCGGCCACTCGCGCCGAGGCGCACGGATTCATTGCGCAACTCGGCGATGCGCATGGACGGCGTGCTTACGACGCGCATGTGGGTGAGCGCGGCGTCAAGCTATCTGGCGGTCAGCGACAACGTATCGCCATCGCTCGCGTGATGCTCAAGGATGCGCCCATCCTGTTGCTGGACGAAGCGACCAGCGCGCTCGATTCCGAAGTCGAAGCAGCGATTCAGGCCAGCCTGTACACCTTGATGGAAGGGAAAACGGTAGTGGCCATCGCGCATCGCCTGTCGACCATTGCGGCCATGGACAGGCTGGTGGTGCTGGATGAGGGTCGTATTATCGAAGAGGGTACGCACCACGAGCTGCTGGAAAAACAGGGGTTGTATGCGCGCTTGTGGGCGCATCAGAGCGGCGGTTTCTTGGGCGAAGAAGCTTAA
- a CDS encoding D-amino acid aminotransferase: MQDPIVYLNGALTPLSEARIPVLDRGFIFGDGVYDVIPLYRRIPFRGAHHLARLFRSMAAIGIANPYDAPQWQALIDSVVEANSYDDQMVYLHVTRGVAKRAHAFPADTQPTIFIMTNPMKLPSAQMLKDGVACIAIEDQRWLHCEIKAISLLGNVLAAQCAAENDVTEAIQFRDGFLSEASASNVWIAKDGVLSAPPRDNLILEGIRYALVEELCAAQTIPFQARRIIRAEVFDADEVMLTSASKEILPVVRIDGKLIGQGVPGPLFSKLYAAYQAAKAAL, translated from the coding sequence ATGCAAGACCCCATCGTCTATCTGAACGGCGCACTGACGCCGCTTTCCGAAGCCCGCATTCCGGTGCTCGACCGCGGCTTCATTTTCGGTGATGGCGTGTACGACGTGATCCCGCTATACCGACGCATTCCCTTCCGTGGCGCGCACCACCTGGCGCGCTTGTTCCGCAGCATGGCGGCTATCGGCATCGCCAATCCCTACGATGCGCCGCAATGGCAGGCGCTGATCGATAGCGTGGTCGAGGCCAACAGCTACGACGATCAGATGGTGTACCTGCACGTCACGCGTGGCGTGGCCAAGCGCGCCCATGCTTTTCCGGCAGACACGCAGCCGACCATCTTCATCATGACCAACCCCATGAAATTGCCGTCCGCCCAGATGTTGAAAGACGGCGTGGCCTGTATTGCCATCGAAGACCAGCGCTGGCTGCACTGTGAAATCAAGGCGATTTCTCTGCTCGGCAACGTCCTGGCAGCACAATGCGCGGCTGAAAACGATGTGACCGAGGCGATCCAGTTCCGTGACGGATTCCTGAGCGAAGCCTCAGCGTCGAATGTCTGGATCGCCAAGGATGGCGTGCTGTCAGCGCCGCCCAGAGATAACCTGATTCTGGAAGGCATCCGCTATGCCTTGGTCGAGGAGTTGTGTGCCGCGCAGACTATTCCGTTTCAGGCGCGCCGCATCATCCGGGCAGAAGTGTTTGATGCCGACGAAGTCATGCTGACTTCTGCCAGCAAGGAAATTCTGCCGGTCGTGCGCATCGACGGCAAGCTGATCGGCCAAGGCGTGCCTGGCCCCCTGTTCAGCAAACTGTATGCGGCCTATCAGGCGGCTAAAGCAGCGCTCTGA
- the lipA gene encoding lipoyl synthase codes for MTTENTPVAAPLRNPSDKQKGAGKTAWIPIKIVAAEKLKKPDWIRVKAGSPSTRFYEIKDILRANKLVTVCEEASCPNIGECFGKGTATFMIMGDKCTRRCPFCDVGHGRPDPLDADEPENLARTIAELKLSYVVITSVDRDDLRDGGAGHFAACIQRVRELSPATRIEILTPDFRGRMDRALEILKMAPPDVMNHNLETAPRLYKEARPGSDYEYSLNLLKRFKELHPTTPTKSGIMVGLGETDEEVLQVMRDMRAHNVDMLTIGQYLSPSGDHLPVRRYVHPDTFKMYEEEAYKMGFVHAAVGAMVRSSYHADEQAHGVVAGVKL; via the coding sequence ATGACCACAGAAAACACTCCCGTCGCCGCACCATTGCGCAATCCCTCCGACAAGCAAAAGGGTGCCGGCAAAACCGCCTGGATCCCGATCAAGATCGTCGCTGCCGAAAAGCTGAAAAAGCCGGACTGGATTCGCGTCAAGGCCGGGTCGCCCAGCACCCGCTTCTACGAAATCAAAGACATCCTGCGCGCCAACAAGCTGGTGACGGTGTGCGAAGAAGCGTCCTGCCCCAACATCGGCGAATGCTTCGGCAAGGGCACAGCCACCTTCATGATCATGGGCGACAAATGCACCCGGCGCTGCCCGTTCTGCGACGTCGGCCACGGTCGGCCCGATCCGCTCGACGCCGACGAACCGGAAAATCTGGCACGCACTATCGCCGAGTTGAAACTGAGCTACGTCGTCATCACCAGCGTTGATCGCGACGATCTGCGCGATGGCGGCGCAGGCCACTTTGCCGCCTGTATCCAGCGTGTGCGTGAATTGTCGCCCGCCACCCGTATCGAAATTCTCACCCCCGACTTCCGCGGCCGCATGGATCGCGCGCTGGAAATCCTGAAGATGGCCCCGCCGGACGTCATGAACCACAATCTCGAAACCGCACCGCGCCTGTACAAGGAAGCGCGTCCCGGTTCCGACTATGAATACTCGCTGAACCTGCTCAAGCGCTTCAAGGAACTGCACCCGACCACGCCGACCAAATCCGGCATCATGGTTGGCCTCGGTGAAACCGATGAAGAAGTTTTGCAAGTCATGCGCGATATGCGCGCCCACAACGTCGATATGCTGACCATTGGCCAGTACCTGTCACCGAGCGGCGACCACTTGCCAGTACGTCGTTACGTCCACCCCGACACCTTCAAGATGTACGAAGAAGAAGCCTACAAAATGGGTTTTGTGCATGCGGCAGTCGGCGCGATGGTGCGTAGTTCTTACCACGCAGATGAGCAGGCGCATGGCGTGGTAGCGGGTGTGAAATTGTGA
- the lipB gene encoding lipoyl(octanoyl) transferase LipB, which translates to MRIPPEIIDRGVEDYQTSFDAMRRFTETRDVDTPDQLWLVTHPPVYTLGLAADPAHILDAGNTPVVQTDRGGEVTYHGPGQAIIYLLMDLRRDQPGARLFAREFVQKIEQAVIATLAAYNLSGQRKPGAPGIYVTEGAWQGAKIAALGLKIRGNGRTYHGVSLNVDMDLTPFDRINPCGYAGLVTVDMKTLGSNAALPDVQRLLAHQLLAHFTH; encoded by the coding sequence ATGCGCATTCCCCCCGAAATCATTGACCGCGGCGTCGAGGATTACCAAACCAGTTTCGACGCCATGCGCCGTTTCACCGAGACGCGCGATGTCGATACGCCCGACCAGTTGTGGCTGGTCACGCATCCCCCGGTGTACACCTTGGGGCTGGCAGCCGATCCGGCGCATATCCTCGACGCTGGCAACACGCCTGTGGTGCAGACCGATCGCGGCGGCGAAGTGACGTATCACGGCCCAGGGCAAGCCATTATTTATCTGCTTATGGACCTGCGACGCGATCAGCCCGGCGCGCGCCTTTTTGCGCGGGAATTCGTCCAGAAAATCGAGCAAGCCGTCATCGCCACACTGGCGGCGTATAATCTTTCGGGTCAGCGCAAGCCCGGCGCGCCGGGCATTTACGTCACCGAAGGTGCGTGGCAAGGGGCAAAAATCGCCGCGCTGGGCCTCAAGATTCGCGGTAACGGCCGCACGTATCACGGCGTATCGCTCAACGTCGACATGGACCTGACGCCGTTTGACCGCATCAATCCTTGCGGCTACGCCGGTCTGGTCACTGTCGACATGAAAACGCTGGGCAGCAACGCCGCCTTGCCCGACGTGCAACGCCTGCTGGCGCACCAGCTGCTTGCACACTTCACTCACTGA